GGGACGAAGCGCTGGCGCTGCACGTGCTGGCCGCCACCTGCGCCGCGCACGGCGACGCGGATCGGGCGTCGCAGCTCATGGCCCAGTCGCTGACGGTCTTCTCCCCCGAGGACGAGAGCGTCGGCAAGGCCTGTGCGCTCTACAGCCTCGGCTGGGTGGCGCACCGCAACCAGCGCCTTGACGAGGCCGCCGCCTGTTTCGACGAGGCCTCCCGGCTGTTCGAACGGCTCCGCATGCCGCTGCACAACGCCCGGGCCCTCTCCGCGCTGAACGACCTTGGGCTCAGCCTCCCGCGCCGGTGAAGCTGATCGTCTTCGTCAGGTGCCGCTGCAGCACCACGAAGACGAGCAGGCACGGCAGGCCGGTGATCGTGGCGGCGGACATCAGCTCGGCGGCGGTCAGGTTCCCGGACTCCAAAGTGGACAGTCCGACCGTCAGGGTACGCATCGAGTCGGAGTGCCCGACCACCAGCGGCCACAGGAAGTCGTTCCAGTGCCACAGGAACACGAACACGGCGAGCGTGGCCAGCACCGGACGGCACAGCGGCAGCACGATGCTCAGGTACACCCGCCAGTCCCCCGCGCCGTCGACCCGCGCGGCGTCGAAGACCTCGTCGGGCAGAGCGCGGATGAACTGCCGCAGCAACAGCACGGCCTGGGCGTTGGCCAGTGTCGGGACGATCAGGCCCCAGTAGGTGTCGGACCAGCCGAGGTAGGCGATCACCACCAGCGACGGCATCAGCAGGGCCTGGAACGGCACCATCATCGTGGACAGCATCGACCACAGCAGCACCTCGCGGCCGGCGAACCGTTTCCTGGCCAAGACGTACGCGGCCATCGACGACGAGAGCAGCACGGCCACCACGGACACCACCGAGTAGATCACCGTATTGGCCGTCCAGCGCAGGAAGCTCCCGGTCGAAAGCACCTCGGCGAGGTTGTCCAGGGTGAGCGAGGTGGGCAGCCGGTACGGGATCGTCGGCGCGTTGCCCGGGGAAAGGGCGACGACCAGCATCACCACGAACGGGCCGATCGCCACGAGCGAGGACAAGGTCAGCAGGACGGCCGGCCAGGCACCGCGGCGCATCACGGGTTCCGCTCGAACGCCCGGCGCTGAGTGAGCGACACCAGCAGCACGATGGCCCACAGCGCCACCCCGATCGCGGCGGCGCCACCGACGTCGAAGTATCGGAAACCGTAGTCGTACACCGCGTACGCCAGCGTGTAGCTGGCTCGCACCGGGCCGCCGCCCGTCATCACGTACACGGTGTCGAAGACCTGGAAGGCGGCCATGGTCTCCACCACGACGACGAAGAACACCGCCGGGCGCAGCGCGGGCAGCAGCACGTGGCGGAAGCGTTGCCACGCGCTCGCGCCGTCCACCTTCGCCGCCTCCAGGCAGTCGGCGGGGACGTTCCTGATGCCCGCGAACAGAACCAGCATCGCGTAGCCGAAGCCTTTCCAGACGCCGACCACGGCCAATGTCGGCAGCACCAGCGACGGGTGCTGCAGGAACCCGGTGGGTTCGAGCACCCAGCGCCAGACGACGCCGCTCAACACCAGGCTGGTGGCGTACGGCGCGAACAACGCCGCGCGGAACAGGCCGCGGCCCCAGGGCACCGCGTGCAGCAGCACCGCGGTGCTCAGCGCCACCGCGACCGTGAGCGGCACGTAGACGGCGACGTAGCCGAGCGTGGTGCTCAGGCTGCTCAGGAAGATCTCGTCGTGGGCGAGGCTCCGGAAGTTCGCCGCGCCCACGAACCGTGAGCCGCCGCCGGGGTGGTAGTCGGACACGCTCAGGCCCACCGCGCCCAGCATCGGCAGGAACCGGAACAGGGCGAACAGCACCAGCACGGGGAGCAGGAAGACGAGCACCGTCAACGACTCCCGCCGCCGCGCCATCAGCTGCTGCCGAGCAACGCGTCGACCTCCTCGGCGGCGTCGGCGAGCGCCGCCTCCGGGGTCTTCTCGCCGAGCAACGCGGCCTG
The sequence above is a segment of the Amycolatopsis sp. 2-15 genome. Coding sequences within it:
- a CDS encoding carbohydrate ABC transporter permease; this translates as MRRGAWPAVLLTLSSLVAIGPFVVMLVVALSPGNAPTIPYRLPTSLTLDNLAEVLSTGSFLRWTANTVIYSVVSVVAVLLSSSMAAYVLARKRFAGREVLLWSMLSTMMVPFQALLMPSLVVIAYLGWSDTYWGLIVPTLANAQAVLLLRQFIRALPDEVFDAARVDGAGDWRVYLSIVLPLCRPVLATLAVFVFLWHWNDFLWPLVVGHSDSMRTLTVGLSTLESGNLTAAELMSAATITGLPCLLVFVVLQRHLTKTISFTGAGG
- a CDS encoding carbohydrate ABC transporter permease; translation: MARRRESLTVLVFLLPVLVLFALFRFLPMLGAVGLSVSDYHPGGGSRFVGAANFRSLAHDEIFLSSLSTTLGYVAVYVPLTVAVALSTAVLLHAVPWGRGLFRAALFAPYATSLVLSGVVWRWVLEPTGFLQHPSLVLPTLAVVGVWKGFGYAMLVLFAGIRNVPADCLEAAKVDGASAWQRFRHVLLPALRPAVFFVVVVETMAAFQVFDTVYVMTGGGPVRASYTLAYAVYDYGFRYFDVGGAAAIGVALWAIVLLVSLTQRRAFERNP